The Streptomyces collinus DNA segment CAGGCTGTACCGCGTCGCGGACGCGGTGACGACGGGCCTCACCACGGACACCGGCCTGGACTCCCTCGCCGAACTGACCCGGCTCGGACAGAGCCTGCAGGGCCTCTCGGCGAGCGGGGTGCGGACGGTGATGATGCCCGTGGTGCGGGCGCCGTCGGACCCCAACCGGGTGGTGGCGGAGGAGCCGGAGGCGGGGAGGCTGTGGGAGTCGCTGCGCTGACCTGCGCGAACGTGTCACGGAAAAATCTTCGAGAAATTCCGGCGAGCATGTCGATCCGTCGTTCTCCCGATCGACGCAGGGGTGAGAGCGGGGAAGAGCCCCGCTCCCGAGGACCCCGAGGAGTCACCATGCCGCGCTTTCTCACGCTGATCCGCATCGACGAGAAGAACGCCCCCGCCGAGGGCCCGAGCCCCGAGCTGATGGACCGGATGGGCAGGCTCCTGGAGGAGATCACCAAGGCGGGGGTCATGCTCGACACGGCCGGGCTCACTCCGACCTCCGACGGCAGCCGGGTGACGTGGGAGGGCGGACAGCTCTCCGTCACCGACGGGCCGTTCACCGAGTCCAAGGAGGTCATCGGCGGCTACTCGATCAGCCAGTGCAAGGACAAGGCCGAGGCGATCGAGTGGACCAAGCGGTTCCTGTCGCTGCACGAGGACTACTGGACGATCACCGCCGAGGTCCGGCAGATCGCCGAGGACTGACCGGTCCGCGCGCCGGTTCTGTTTGGCCGGGCGGCACCACGGGTGTCTGATGGTGGGCTGTGACCCCGCAGCCCACCCCGGCCTCGCAGTCGCCTTCGGATCCGCAGCCGGCCGAGGCCCCGCAGCCCGCCTCACCCCCACCACCCCGACCCGACCGTACCGCCGAGGTCATCGAGACCGTCTTCCGGATGGAGTCGCCCCGGATCATCGCCGGTGTCGCCCGGGTCGTCCGGGACGTCGGGATCGCCGAGGAACTCGCGCAGGACGCGCTGGTCGCGGCACTGGAGCAGTGGCCGCGGGACGGGGTGCCCGACAACCCGGGCGCGTGGCTCATGAGCACCGCCCGCCACCGTGCCGTCGACCTGGTCCGGCGCCGGGAGAACTACGCCCGCAAGCTCGCGGAGATCGGCCGGGACCTGTCGGAGACGGCTCCCCCTCAGGAGCCCGCCGACCTCGACGACATCGACGACGACCTGCTCCGCCTGGTCTTCACCGCCTGCCACCCGGTGCTCTCCACCGAGGCCCGCACCGCCCTGACCCTGCGCCTGCTCGGCGGCCTCACCACGACCGAGATCGCCCGCGCCTTCCTCGTCCCGGAGCCGACGGTCGCGCAGCGCATCGTCCGCGCCAAGCGCACCCTGGCGACGAAGAACGTCGCCTTCGAGGTGCCGCACGGGCCCGACCGCGAGGCCCGCCTCGGCTCGGTCCTCGACGTCATCTACCTGATCTTCAACGAGGGGTACGCCGCCACGGCCGGCGACGACTGGCTCCGGCCGTCCCTGTGCGAGGACGCCCTCCGCCTGGCCCGGGTGCTCTCGGGCCTCATGCCGAAGGAACCCGAAGTGCACGGCCTCACCGCGCTCCTGGAGCTGCAGGCGTCCCGTACGGCGGCCCGCACCGGCCCCTCCGGCGAGCCGGTCCTGCTGAAGGACCAGAACCGCTCCCGCTGGAACCGCATGCTCATCGCCCGCGGCTTCACCGCACTGGGCCGGGCCGAGGCCACCTCCGGCGGTGCCCCGGGCCCGTACCTCCTCCAGGCGGCCATCGCCGCCTGCCACGCGCACGCGTACACCTACGAGGAGACCGACTGGTCCCGCATCGCCACCCTCTACGGTCTGCTGGCGGCCCGCTCCCCGTCCCCGGTGGTGGAGCTGAACCGCGCGGTGGCCGTCTCGATGTCCGAGGGCCCGGCCGCGGCCCTCGTCCTCGTCGACGCCCTGGCCGGCGACCCCACCCTGCGGGACTACCACCTGCTGCCCAGCGTCCGCGGCGACCTCCTCGCCCGCCTCGGCCGTACGCCGGAGGCCCGGGCCGAGTTCGAACGGGCGGCCTCCCTGACCCGCAACGAACGGGAGCGGGAGCTGCTGCTGCGCCGGGCCGCGGAACAGCCGTGACGGTCAGGCGGGGTGCCCGATGAGCATCGCCGGTGCCCCCGCGACCCGGGTCAGGAACACCGTGGCCGCGTGCGGCCCCTGCGGCTTGACCTTCTTGCGGAGCTCCTCCGGCTCGACCGCCGAGCCCCGCTTCTTGACCGTGAGAATGCCGACCTGGCGCTCCCTCAGCAGCGCCTTCAGCTTCTTGACGTTGAAGGGCAGGTGGTCGGTGATCTCGTAGGCGGTGGCGTACGGGGTCGGGTGCAGGGCGTCCGCCGTGACGTACGCGATGGTCGCGTCGAGCAGCCCGCCGTCGACCTGGTCGGCGACCTCGGCGACCAGGTGGGCGCGGATGACGGCGCCGTCGGGCTCGTAGAGGTAGCGGCCGGGCGGGCGGACGTCCGGGTCGGGCAGGCCGCGGGAGAGCAGGGTGCGGGGGCCCGGCAGGAGGGTCGCCCGGACCGCCCCCGGCTCGGTGCCGAACCACAGCACCGCCTCCTTGACGTCCCCGCCGTCGGAGATCCACTCGGCCTCGGCGTCCTCGGGGACCGCCTCGTGCGGGATGCCGGGGGCGACCTTCAGCGCGGCGCCGCGCGGGGCCCGGCGGGCGGCGGACACGGCCCAGGACAGGGGCGGCGAGTAGGCCTCGGGGTCGAAGATCCGGCCGCGGCCGCCGCGCCGGGCGGGGTCGACGAACACGGCGTCGAAACCGGCCGTGTCCACGTCCGTGACATCCGCCTCGCGCACCTCGATGAGACCGGACAGGCCCAGCGCGTCGGCGTTCGCCCGGGCCGCCGCGGCCGTCTGCGGGTCCCGGTCCACGGCCAGCACCCGGATCCCGGCGCGGGCCAGCGCGATCGCATCACCCCCGATGCCGCAGCACAGGTCGGCGACCGAGGTGATGCCCGCCTCGGCCATCCGCCGGGCCCGGTAGGCCGCCACGCTCGCCCGGGTCGACTGCTCGACCCCGTTCGGCGTGAAGAACATCCGGCCCGCGTCCTCGGCCCCGAACTTCGCCACCGCGCGCTGCCGCAGCCGCGCCTGCCCGAGCGCCGCCGACACCAGCTCGGCGGGGTGCTCGCGACGCAGCCGGGTCGCGACGGCCAGCTCCTGCGCCGGGTCGGTGTCCCGCACCTCGTCGAGGAGGGCGCGGCCTTCGGGGGTGAGGAGGGGAGCGAGGTCGTTCACCGGATCATTGTCGGCCACGGCGGCGGGCGGGTGGCGTGTGGGCCAGTCGGTGGATGGCGGGGGCGCCGGCCGCGGTGTCGGGCCGGGATCGACGGGAGGCGCTGCGAGGATCCGGCGTCATGCGAGCAGTCGTACAAAATGACAAAAGCCGGGCATGGGGGGTATCAAGGCGGAGGTCCGCACGCGTGCGGACCGGCCTCGCCGTGCTCGTGCTCGCCGCCATCGCCTCCGGCTGCGCGCAGGACGGCGGCAGCGACCAGGTCACCCCGGCGGGTGGCCAGCAGCCCCTCGACGCGCCCCCGGCCCGCGCGCTCGACTCCTACGCCACCAAGCTGCGCGCCGCGCACGCCGCCCGGGTCGCCGCCGCGCACCGCTGGGGCCTGCGCAAGGTCCCGCGCGCCGCCCCGCCCGCCCCCGCGCAGAAGCCGAGGATCAGGACCCGCAAGGGCTTCGAGGTGGACGGCCACCGGGAGCTGGACCTGCCGCCCGTCTTCACCAGGGTCCCCACCCGGGACAAGGTCGTCTTCCTCACCATCGACGACGGTGCCGAGAAGGACCCGGCGTTCCTGCGGATGATGAGCGACCTGGACGTCCCGTACACCGCCTTCCTCAGCGGCTACCTGGTCAAGGACGACACCCGCTACTTCCGGAAGATGCAGTCCAAGGGCGTGGTCCTGAACAACCACACCCTCCACCA contains these protein-coding regions:
- a CDS encoding YciI family protein, with the protein product MPRFLTLIRIDEKNAPAEGPSPELMDRMGRLLEEITKAGVMLDTAGLTPTSDGSRVTWEGGQLSVTDGPFTESKEVIGGYSISQCKDKAEAIEWTKRFLSLHEDYWTITAEVRQIAED
- a CDS encoding RNA polymerase sigma factor codes for the protein MTPQPTPASQSPSDPQPAEAPQPASPPPPRPDRTAEVIETVFRMESPRIIAGVARVVRDVGIAEELAQDALVAALEQWPRDGVPDNPGAWLMSTARHRAVDLVRRRENYARKLAEIGRDLSETAPPQEPADLDDIDDDLLRLVFTACHPVLSTEARTALTLRLLGGLTTTEIARAFLVPEPTVAQRIVRAKRTLATKNVAFEVPHGPDREARLGSVLDVIYLIFNEGYAATAGDDWLRPSLCEDALRLARVLSGLMPKEPEVHGLTALLELQASRTAARTGPSGEPVLLKDQNRSRWNRMLIARGFTALGRAEATSGGAPGPYLLQAAIAACHAHAYTYEETDWSRIATLYGLLAARSPSPVVELNRAVAVSMSEGPAAALVLVDALAGDPTLRDYHLLPSVRGDLLARLGRTPEARAEFERAASLTRNERERELLLRRAAEQP
- a CDS encoding class I SAM-dependent methyltransferase, with the protein product MNDLAPLLTPEGRALLDEVRDTDPAQELAVATRLRREHPAELVSAALGQARLRQRAVAKFGAEDAGRMFFTPNGVEQSTRASVAAYRARRMAEAGITSVADLCCGIGGDAIALARAGIRVLAVDRDPQTAAAARANADALGLSGLIEVREADVTDVDTAGFDAVFVDPARRGGRGRIFDPEAYSPPLSWAVSAARRAPRGAALKVAPGIPHEAVPEDAEAEWISDGGDVKEAVLWFGTEPGAVRATLLPGPRTLLSRGLPDPDVRPPGRYLYEPDGAVIRAHLVAEVADQVDGGLLDATIAYVTADALHPTPYATAYEITDHLPFNVKKLKALLRERQVGILTVKKRGSAVEPEELRKKVKPQGPHAATVFLTRVAGAPAMLIGHPA
- a CDS encoding polysaccharide deacetylase family protein gives rise to the protein MRTGLAVLVLAAIASGCAQDGGSDQVTPAGGQQPLDAPPARALDSYATKLRAAHAARVAAAHRWGLRKVPRAAPPAPAQKPRIRTRKGFEVDGHRELDLPPVFTRVPTRDKVVFLTIDDGAEKDPAFLRMMSDLDVPYTAFLSGYLVKDDTRYFRKMQSKGVVLNNHTLHHPNLRGMSYRAQKREICGMQSYLERRFGKRPTLFRPPYGSYDRATLRAAKTCGIAYAPLWNQEVFADHWEYREGDRKLRPGDIVLTHFRGPEQWKGTMADMIRRFLNKVTAQGYAVGRLEDYL